The genome window AAAAAACATGGTATTTCTTCCGATGTACAATACCTTTCAAATTGTAACAATTTGACACAAATCACTAAACAAAGTATTTtctaaaaggtaaaaaataacaaaaccaaaaaccgacacaaaaacccaaaacaaacccatgGACGCATGAAACCTGCCAAGAATTTCAAAATGGTAGGCATGGGACTGTTTTACTACAATCTTGattaaaaggttaaaaaaaagtatctaaAAGATTTTCCAAATTATGCAAAGTCAAGTGCTACCCATAGTGGTCATTTAAGATCTtgagagaaaatatattttgagatTCTCCCATACTATCCTCcctttttattaatatttaatgaaataagCTAACATTATAAGTGGTTGTGCACAGATTGTCTATAATACATCAGCAAATATTCACTACCTTCATATTAACATTAGTGTGTTgatctttcaaaaataaactgaaaaaataaactgcAACTATCATTAAAGTGCTtgtgtataatttttttaaaaaaaattaaagaatagAGGAATGTGGATATTCTTGTAAACTTCCCAGATGTTTACAGAGTTTTCCTACGAACCACATAGGGAAACATGAAGATCTTTGAAATTACTTCAGCACATGAAATTCAGCATGCCCCAGAACTGGGAAATTAGTCAATATGAACAAACTGATGTTATGGCAAATACTAAAAATTAGTACAATTCAGCCAATACACACTACATTGTTTGCTCTTATACATTCATTTGTAATAAATTTAAAACAGTATATACCACAACATTTACCAAAGTAGGATATCACAAAGTTTGAGCTATCCATCAACTAGCACTACCAGGGAGGACCAGTATGGATGATTTCCATGGATGAGCTTTCTGGAGATGATTTCCTAAATGAGGAACAGAAACCTTCTTCCAAAGCTGCTGTTCATTGACTTGCCTCTGGTGTACTTTTTTGTAATTTCAGAAAGTTTTTTCTATCCTGTGTCAAACCACAACTGCATAGATAACTGCTAATTTAGATGCATGTGCATTTCAACTACTTCAGTGTTTTGGGAGGTGGCACTGTCCCACTGGCAGTCAGTGGTTACtaatatattaagaaaaaaaacagcttatGAAAATACTTCCTCCTTGTAGTACCATTACCAAGACTTAGCGgttccaaaacaaattaaaaagtctttttcatTCAAGTGTACTTCCAACTTCCCAAACATCACTTGAACCTATCTGAAGAGAAAGGGGAGTAAATTAATACTTTGAGTTTACCCATATAATTCTGTTCAAAAATACACAACATAAATAATTTACAGGActaaatttttaattcttaaattCAGCACAATTCAGGGTCCAACTTACATAATTTTTGAAGTTCTGTCCCACTTAACCAGGATTTGTTAGAAAGTCACAAAAGCACCGCATTACAATTTAACATATCTGCGTGGTTATTCACTAGGAAAGCTAAACTCAAATCAAATTACCTcctggaaaacagcatttcagagTTGAAATATAGAACAAGGCACATatacttggttttatttttaccaaATATGCTAGAAAGATAATTCTGAATAAGGATGTTAAAAACTCTTACAAGTATCACTGTATCATATGTACTACCTCTCTTCATTATAATTTTTTGTACAATCCCCCAATCCTCAGGCATCAGTCAGTCATTCTGAAATACAAACTGACTGCatacaaatatttccttttataaaACGTCCTTTAAAAATAGGCCACCTTTAACATGAAGGCTATGGAAAACTGAGAAACTACAAATACAACCCTTCCAAATGTAAAAAACTCCCAGAGTACCATATAAGCACAAGTTTAGAAAATTCTTGGCCATACTTTTATCCATTTTgatgcttaaaaataaactttgataAGACTTGAACAATTTAAACCAATAATGACCAGAAGTTTCCAAACCCAGGCTTATATAATAAGCATTAAAGGAATGAAATCCGAAATTTGATTATTTCAAAGGTGTTTGCAGGCACCTAATCCATGATTTTAAATCAAAGCAATTAGGCAACCAAATTACATTCAAAAAACTGTTCTATGCATTTTTGTTGACAGGGTATAGGCAATacacattaattaaaaaaaaattaaattcacaaATGCCAATTCCAGTAAATTCACAGACTTTTAACAGCTTTTACTGTAGTATCTTTAGTACTTCTTCAACTGGTCACAATGAAGTTAATTAACAGATTATGTtatccaaaccaaacaaaattattattaattttaaaaaattgctatttcaaaaatattagcTTGATTACAACAGATGCCTTAAGATAATTTAAAGAGTTGACTCAATACAGTTTAATGTATATTCCAGCTTCCTACAATCACGAATTAAGACTTTGCCTCTTTTCAAAAATGctaaaaccaaaaatataaGAAACGAATTTGAAATCTACCGTTGCATTTAAGCCGCCAAACCATAAAATCCATGAGAAAACATGTTTTCGGCAACAAATCAACAACAGCACAAGAAATTCAGTGGTATTGTTGgggttcaaaaaaaaaaaaagaaaggacaaaaataaaaaaagacaaaacacttttcatttttcctcacCAAACAACAGCTTTAGATCTTGTACTTCTgcctttggttttattttcttcaggtgAATGAGATACATTTGCTTTGTGGGTTTTCTTATGATGTTCTAGAAAAGCTTTTCTGGCAAATGCTTTCCCGCATTTATTGCATCGGTGCAGAGAAAAGTTTTTTGTTACTTTTACTTCAATGCCAACATCAGCTCCCTCATACTTTTTATTGGGAGAATTAGATGTGATATCCTGTTTTGAACCaatctgttttgtttcatcCCTCTGAGGGCCTCTTTTTGTCACCTTATTTAGAACAAGATCAATTGGCTTTTTAATTGCTCTAATTTCTAAACTTGCAGTTATTTTCCCAAGGTAGCGTGGTGATTTTTTATGAACCACAGTTATATGCCTTATCACATCACGTTTGCGACGCGTTTCGTAAGAGCAGAGTGGACACCTGTAGTATTTAACATAAATATTATTTCCATCTGTGTGTAATTCAATGTGTTTTGTCAAGTTCTGTTTAGAAGTAAATTGGCGCTTACAGAGTTTACAGTAAAGCTGCTTGAAGTCAAAGCCAGCTGAAAGTTTTGGCTTCCTGTTTTTTTGCTGGCCACCTGCAGCAGATGCATTGGTTGATTTGGAGGTTGATTTAGCGGTTGATTTGGAGGTTGATTTAGTGGTTGATTTAGAAGTTGATTTAGGGTTTTCAGCATCTTGTTTAActctgtttttctgtgctgatggtgtgttctttttctcatttgaatGATTTGTTCCCTTTAATTCATTCTGTGGAGAAAGAGCAATGGAAGGGGGTGAAGGTTCTACAGAATCTGCTGATTCaacttttatttctgtgccATTGGCAGTATTGTTggctcctttctctcttttagaGTTCTTTCCAGAAAGAGTTATCTTGTGAACAATTTGCATGTGCCTTTTCAGCATTATTTGTGAACTATATTTTCTCTTGCACAGAAGGCATTTGCATGCAGTTAAATTGTATTCAGCCTTTGAAGATGACTTTTGTTTTCGGGTCTTAAAAGATTTTTTAGCAGAAACTGTATCCAAGAACAAAGGTTGCCCAGGCTTGGTAGCTATATCAGGAGTAATGGAATCCCTCCTTAATCCTCTATGAACTTCATCAAAATGCCTCCTTACGTTGGCTTTTGTAGCAAATGATTTATAACATACAGGACAACTTCTACCTAATGCTACAAGAACATTCTTATTTCGTCCTTTTGCAGAGcattggtttggtttcttttttgtttctatgTACTTCTTTAGctcttccatcttttttttgtgCACTTTTCGAATGTGCCGGCGTACACTGCGTCTTGAATGAAATTCTTTCCTACAAAGGCAACAAATCAACTGGTGGCCATAATCAGAATTATCCAGAGAGTCCAACTCAGGATTTACTGCTGGAGGCTGTTCTTCAGGAGTAGGTATCACCTTGTTTGTAACAGGATCAGCAGGAGGTAATTCTACTGTCTCCCCAGCTGGGACTGGTGCTGGAGCTGAAAGAATCTTGGGTTGCTCAGTGCTGGGTTCCTGTACCTGTACTGGAGCTTGATCAGGGGTATGGCTACTTTGTGTGTTCTCATCTGGGCTATCAGTCCTTGACACATATTGAAATACAGCATTTTGATTAGTTTCTATAGGTTCCAATGTAATCACATATTCTTGCTTATCTACCCGTGGATAGATGGCTTCAAGGAGGTCATTTATGGCTTGACTCTGCTTATCTTTTATATCTGGGAGGTctgtgaaaagaggaaaaggtattttttaatgatttgGTTATTTCCAATTATTAAAATCTCAAAGTAGCTTTTAAACGCTGTGTGAATTCAGTCTCCAAATTTGCACAAATCCTGTATTTATACTCTCTGAACACTCGGAGGTTTCGAGTAATCATTACAAgttgcttttttattaaaagccaACACTGGAAATACACCCTTCTAGCACGCTAATGCAAAAGCCACCTGAACTAAAAATCCGTATGCTCAGAATTAAGctggtctttaaaaaaatctgtatcaATTGCAAAAATAACATCATTTGACTGAGCTTGTTCTGCAGGTGTGCAACTAAGCCTGAAGTATCATTAGAAACCAATTTTCCTACTGCTGGAAACAGGCACTATCAACAAAGGAACCTAATTCTGGAAATAAGCTCTTCTCTGTGAATTCTGAACAATCCTTACAAAGAATGAAACATCTGTGTAACCTGAGCATTGCATGAGGACATAAGTAGATACTATTTTACAGGGCTCAGTAATATTCTGTTATTAAATGCCAGATTAGCTCAGTGATCTAGTTCCCAGCATAATACATGAAGCATCTGCACTAGCATAAAGAGGAAGCCAGGGTACTACAGCAGAAAGGTGAGGCACTGAGATGACACAGTTCAAATCACTGTGGATAATTTTAAAGATGTGATTCCTGGTAACAGCTAATTAAAAACCCACACTCAGTTATTCCTTCAACACTCTCAGCAACACATAGGAAGAGCGTCAGTACAAGAAATACGCTCttttgttgctcaggacccATCTTTTAACACTgaatttttaacagcttttgcAGTCAGTTTCAGATGGGACTATTCATATAATTTTTACCAAAAGTAAAAAGTCCTTCCTATTTTATAGCAACTTTTAAGACTACTTTGTGACTATATTAAATGAATGCATCTCAAAAAAGTTACGAGGGAATAGTCTTTGGAATTCTTTACCATGGGGTCCTGCTTCTTTTTCACTatcttttatttattgaaaaaactCTCACTTAATTCAATAATAACTATACTCAATTTCATAGTATTTATACAGTTTTATTCAGAGTATGTATTgttattccctttattttcacCTCTCATAGTGAACAGTGAGTATGTTACTTCATAAAACATATGGAAGTTAATTACTCAACGGCTAGAATGTCAGGAACTGGACATGAAGCGTTTCCTCAGCGTCATCCTGTTTCGCTCAGAACCTATTGCATCTAAGTCAGATGCACTTCTAACCTTGCTTTGAAAATACAAGTCATCCCTTTTCACAGAGAAGCTCGGTGACTCTCTAACTAGCCAAGCAGACATATTTAAGGAAGTTGACAGTACCAGTCttttcaccttctccttcacaGCACTAGCTGACACTACATGGGAAAAGAGTCATCTAAGTATATCTGTTTGTTcccaatattttaaatattgagGTAGGAAAGCATtaatcaggaaagaaaaatcctcaCTGCACCTACGTTGATCTAGTCAAGAGATCAAGATAATTAGAAAAGtttacaaaacatttttgaaTGATGGTACATTTTCAAAGTAATCAGCTTCAACAAAAATCTTCACTGGAATGAGACTTATTAATaagtttttttccataaaaatacagtttttcgatttttttcatcatttcagttatttgttttaataataatgTTTAATTTCTACAACAAAGGTTTTGGGTTAGGTATGATCACATCGATTATGTTAAAGCAGCATAAAGTGAAATGAAGCACAGGTCATTAAAGAAAAGGGTAAACTTTTTAGTCCATGTTTCATAATGAATAAGACTAAAAGACTGTATCCATGACACAAGCACTATAAGTgcttccccagcacaggagaATACTATGGATGTTGACCCAGGTCAGGATCCAGCTGAAGTCCACCACAGCTATGATCTAAAACTGAAAGATCTTTTAGACCCACTCTTTCTGCGAGATTATTTCTCAGTCCTTTGACATACTTTCTCTATCTTTCACAGTAAAGAAggacagagaggaaagaaaaaggggacAGAGGAATAGCAAGTGTTAAGAGTGACACTCTTAATCAAAAGGTTGGATGTACAAACTACCTAGCTAATTATGACATCAGCATGGGTCGCAGTTGTTAATTCATATAAAGTCAATGCTGTAACTTCTTCAATACCATAAAAGTGATCTACATGTTATTACTGAAATGTAactccacctttttttttgcatttttgtttcagaCGTGTTTGTATAAATGGTAAAGAAAGGTAATTTTTTCAACTTCATATAgctttattaaatatttcaattagTAAGACTTACTATCATCCATCTGAAGACTTGGAGGACAATAAAACTTTTTATGAGTAATTAAATTTGGTAATCCTCTGAAGAGACTTCGGCACAATTTACACTCAAAAATGGTGTCCACATCTTTTAACAAGATATGTTTAAGTTGTTTCGTTCCTGTAATAAAGGAAATATTACACTTAGGGAAGGTTTTCTGTTCATCTTTTAATTCACATCATCCCATGAAagtggaaacattttaaaacatgaatAATTATAACAGCATTTTATCTTTTGTTAATGCTATTTCATTGCACTATATGATACATACTCCAAATTTCACTATGAAAAACAGACTAGtatgaaaaaaatcctccagGATTACGCACGTTACAGTTTACAGGGAAGTGCAATGATTTATGATAAAAACTAACAGCTAGGAAACTAACTAACTTCCTAACTAACAGTTAGGAAAGAGTCCACACTACAGTATTAGGTTGCTGCAATACAACTGCCCAACAGGAAGGAATAAGCACCTAGAGCATTTAAAGAAGCCTGtagtattttttcctctagGGTTATCCAACAATGCTAAGAAAAGATATATACAGCTATTTCATGGATAAACAGCACCCGGTAAGGCAAAAAACTAAAGCATGAAATAAGGCAAATAGAATAACTAATAGGTGAAGAAATGTTACTGCATCTAGGTATCTGACCCAATACCAAGATGATGATGCTTAGGTGACATATTTTCAGTccaatgaaaggaaaatacagatAATTAAATCCAAAACTTCTCTATTAAAAAATAGGCAGTGTGACAAAATATGCCAGTTTTTGAGACTATTATACATTGTATCTAAAGATAATTAGATCTAGCATTGTTGATGTATTCCAGCCTCTGCCATgcttaaagaaataaagattaCAGTTTTTTTACACTTCAAACTTACGCCTTCATTTCTTACCTCAAGAAAATTATGAAAGTAATGTCTACAATTAGCATGAATGATGAATACTTACCCACTccaaattagaaaaaaaccactaacCACATTCAGCTAATTTCTCAATCTTGATTTTTCTTAGAATTGAATTAATCAAAACTaatcaaacaagcaaaaatataATGAAACTGGACCATGAATAAATAATATCAGACACCTATGAAACAGCAGCAAGACATtcttcaaactgaaataaaagttcAAGTGCTCTATCACCACATACACTTCTCTTAAGAATTCCTTTTAAAGACCAAACTCAGAGTCACACTGCAGAACTATTTTCTGAATGAAACTCTTTCAAATATGAATAATTTCATATTACCTAGCAGTTCTTCAATACTAATAGGCTTTACCAAGAAAACCTTTTATTTCTTGGTGCAGTAGTACCACAAAATGTTTTACAACTGAGTTTTAGCAAAGTACAGTGTTGTTGTCTTCTTCAACGGTTGTTTAAAACTGGAACCCAAACTTGACCATCTGAGGCTACCATCCAGTTTTTGTCCTCTCCTATGCCTTCCTGGGCCACCTCTCACTGCTCTTTCTTTTAGTGTTATTAACCTCACCTTCATTTGACCTGCATTTTCACAAACAGACTACTGGACAAATATTTAGATATagcaacaaacaaaaattgTAGAGAGTTCCCCCCAAAAGCAAGTTGTTTACTCAGATCTCACCAACCAACATTTGAATTTCTGCATATAAAGACAACCACTGACAAAAACCTGTCTGAACAAAACTGAAGATCCTCCATGCAAATAAAATTCCCGTGACATACAAAACTATAATTCATACCAAATTATATTTCAAACAAAATGCTTCCAATTTGGTGACAGCACACAATAAACCAGAATTCGCTCATGCTGTTCATGCACACTCTAGCCACAAACTCCTctcccaaaaaaagaaaaaaaaaaaaaaaaaaatcgaatCATCTCCACTACTTCCCAACTGAGGGACACCAAAGTTCCTCATTCTCTCTCCTGTTAGAGTGATATTTCAGTCTCCCCCTGTTCAgcactgaaatgttttttttccaatacaAATTACTGGGTTTAAGAATTACTGGATGAGATTAAAGGATTTATGAGATACTGAAAGTCACACTATATGACACAGTAGTCACTCTGGCTTCAAATCACCCTTATGCAACTATGAAGCTTTTCACTGGTGGgagcagaaaaataattgatCCTTTTGAATTAAACTGCAGACCTTTAGGAACTTCTGAAAACTGCAAATGAATTTACAACGTCCACTGGTTTTGTGGACACAGCAGGTAGAGGAAAAGCAAATCACCTCCTTATTCTTCATCTACTGTAGATCGTGGCAAAAAGCAGTCAGTTCTGCCCACATACGCTGCCTCCAGCTTACCGAAGTCTTCTCTATTTTGTAGTTACATCTAAGTGGGGCAGTGATACCTTGTCCAATTTTCTTAATATTCATAAATATTGATGCTAGAATAGCATCATAGTCACAAGAAATCAGTAGAAAACATTTATCATAACTAATACCTCTCTCTTAGAATACCAAAGTATGTGCCTTTAgcaaacaatttctttttttagaaaagaaaaatagattcAAATTCATCTGTTACTCTTAATGCTTTGGGTGACAGAAGCTTTTGATAAAATTTCTTAAATCTCTATATCTATACCACAAGAGTCAAAATACTCTCCATAATGAAATGTTGCATGTTCAAAGCCAACCAGAAATCTTGCTCTAGGTTCTTTCGCCTTCTGTCTAACTTTCCGGATGCAGATGACTGAAGACATCAAAGTAAGCTATCAATTTAACACCAGTGAGGACAATCTGGAAGCACCCCAGAGACAAAATACTTGCAACTAGTTTGTGGTATTACCAGCAGGGATTACAATGATCTGCTTCAAGTGAAAGAAGCCTGTCACACATATCTGAGGCCTCAGGCAACCTCAATCAAACTAAAAAATGTTACTAATGAATAATCTCACATCCAGTTTTTGTATTAAGTTGTTGAAATGCTAGTGGACAACTTGAACTCTGTGTCCTTTTTACAAGACTCAGACCAGATATGCATTCCATTGCACAGCAGCAATGACTTATACATGACACATTTCATATACTTAACAGCTCTATGTAGAAAAATCTAGAAACACATTCTTAGTAGCACTAAGGACCAAGggttatgaaaataaaatgtttcgTTTGCCGTATCAGAAGTGAAGAAATAGCTAGAAAACATTAAACATTTCAATCATCTCTGGGATGCTCCCTCGAAATGCTCAGTTGTTGTTCTTAGATTCATTGCTATGTATTGCAACTCCCAAAAACAATCAAGAAACACCTTAAAAGTAACATGATAATGCAATTTAAGAAGTTCAAGGTAAAGTTTTCTCTTCATGTCAGCAGTTTTATGATAAACCCATTAATAAAAGCAGGTGAAATGAcacaaagcagcacaaaaaaataatttttaatgattCTGAAAGATCTATTTCTTCATTACTTTATATGAAAACTCTTATTAAAAGGAACACTTAATTCCAAAAATCCGCAAATAGTTTGCCAATATGCAGGAAGTTAGGTGTTGGTTATTTTAATATAGTAAATATACGTAACTCTTATAAAAAGGGAAGGAACTTTTTCAGAGTCAGGCATAGTTTCATACCTGATCGAAAACATTCAATGATTTGCTGAATACCAGATTTTGACgtttgcagaggctgctgcagtAACGG of Pseudopipra pipra isolate bDixPip1 chromosome 5, bDixPip1.hap1, whole genome shotgun sequence contains these proteins:
- the ZNF800 gene encoding zinc finger protein 800 isoform X4, with the translated sequence MPLRDKCCQTDHHHHGCCEPVHLLEPGDPPLLQQPLQTSKSGIQQIIECFRSGTKQLKHILLKDVDTIFECKLCRSLFRGLPNLITHKKFYCPPSLQMDDNLPDIKDKQSQAINDLLEAIYPRVDKQEYVITLEPIETNQNAVFQYVSRTDSPDENTQSSHTPDQAPVQVQEPSTEQPKILSAPAPVPAGETVELPPADPVTNKVIPTPEEQPPAVNPELDSLDNSDYGHQLICCLCRKEFHSRRSVRRHIRKVHKKKMEELKKYIETKKKPNQCSAKGRNKNVLVALGRSCPVCYKSFATKANVRRHFDEVHRGLRRDSITPDIATKPGQPLFLDTVSAKKSFKTRKQKSSSKAEYNLTACKCLLCKRKYSSQIMLKRHMQIVHKITLSGKNSKREKGANNTANGTEIKVESADSVEPSPPSIALSPQNELKGTNHSNEKKNTPSAQKNRVKQDAENPKSTSKSTTKSTSKSTAKSTSKSTNASAAGGQQKNRKPKLSAGFDFKQLYCKLCKRQFTSKQNLTKHIELHTDGNNIYVKYYRCPLCSYETRRKRDVIRHITVVHKKSPRYLGKITASLEIRAIKKPIDLVLNKVTKRGPQRDETKQIGSKQDITSNSPNKKYEGADVGIEVKVTKNFSLHRCNKCGKAFARKAFLEHHKKTHKANVSHSPEENKTKGRSTRSKAVV
- the ZNF800 gene encoding zinc finger protein 800 isoform X1, with translation MPLRDKCCQTDHHHHGCCEPVHLLEPGDPPLLQQPLQTSKSGIQQIIECFRSGTKQLKHILLKDVDTIFECKLCRSLFRGLPNLITHKKFYCPPSLQMDDNLPDIKDKQSQAINDLLEAIYPRVDKQEYVITLEPIETNQNAVFQYVSRTDSPDENTQSSHTPDQAPVQVQEPSTEQPKILSAPAPVPAGETVELPPADPVTNKVIPTPEEQPPAVNPELDSLDNSDYGHQLICCLCRKEFHSRRSVRRHIRKVHKKKMEELKKYIETKKKPNQCSAKGRNKNVLVALGRSCPVCYKSFATKANVRRHFDEVHRGLRRDSITPDIATKPGQPLFLDTVSAKKSFKTRKQKSSSKAEYNLTACKCLLCKRKYSSQIMLKRHMQIVHKITLSGKNSKREKGANNTANGTEIKVESADSVEPSPPSIALSPQNELKGTNHSNEKKNTPSAQKNRVKQDAENPKSTSKSTTKSTSKSTAKSTSKSTNASAAGGQQKNRKPKLSAGFDFKQLYCKLCKRQFTSKQNLTKHIELHTDGNNIYVKYYRCPLCSYETRRKRDVIRHITVVHKKSPRYLGKITASLEIRAIKKPIDLVLNKVTKRGPQRDETKQIGSKQDITSNSPNKKYEGADVGIEVKVTKNFSLHRCNKCGKAFARKAFLEHHKKTHKANVSHSPEENKTKGRSTRSKAVVCTCKESLRGDQKCFAHSAVPVWLCLFQRISFCADHHVSSVSALHCRPWPISSLLNPLT
- the ZNF800 gene encoding zinc finger protein 800 isoform X2, which gives rise to MPLRDKCCQTDHHHHGCCEPVHLLEPGDPPLLQQPLQTSKSGIQQIIECFRSGTKQLKHILLKDVDTIFECKLCRSLFRGLPNLITHKKFYCPPSLQMDDNLPDIKDKQSQAINDLLEAIYPRVDKQEYVITLEPIETNQNAVFQYVSRTDSPDENTQSSHTPDQAPVQVQEPSTEQPKILSAPAPVPAGETVELPPADPVTNKVIPTPEEQPPAVNPELDSLDNSDYGHQLICCLCRKEFHSRRSVRRHIRKVHKKKMEELKKYIETKKKPNQCSAKGRNKNVLVALGRSCPVCYKSFATKANVRRHFDEVHRGLRRDSITPDIATKPGQPLFLDTVSAKKSFKTRKQKSSSKAEYNLTACKCLLCKRKYSSQIMLKRHMQIVHKITLSGKNSKREKGANNTANGTEIKVESADSVEPSPPSIALSPQNELKGTNHSNEKKNTPSAQKNRVKQDAENPKSTSKSTTKSTSKSTAKSTSKSTNASAAGGQQKNRKPKLSAGFDFKQLYCKLCKRQFTSKQNLTKHIELHTDGNNIYVKYYRCPLCSYETRRKRDVIRHITVVHKKSPRYLGKITASLEIRAIKKPIDLVLNKVTKRGPQRDETKQIGSKQDITSNSPNKKYEGADVGIEVKVTKNFSLHRCNKCGKAFARKAFLEHHKKTHKANVSHSPEENKTKGRSTRSKAVVWFK
- the ZNF800 gene encoding zinc finger protein 800 isoform X3; this translates as MPLRDKCCQTDHHHHGCCEPVHLLEPGDPPLLQQPLQTSKSGIQQIIECFRSGTKQLKHILLKDVDTIFECKLCRSLFRGLPNLITHKKFYCPPSLQMDDNLPDIKDKQSQAINDLLEAIYPRVDKQEYVITLEPIETNQNAVFQYVSRTDSPDENTQSSHTPDQAPVQVQEPSTEQPKILSAPAPVPAGETVELPPADPVTNKVIPTPEEQPPAVNPELDSLDNSDYGHQLICCLCRKEFHSRRSVRRHIRKVHKKKMEELKKYIETKKKPNQCSAKGRNKNVLVALGRSCPVCYKSFATKANVRRHFDEVHRGLRRDSITPDIATKPGQPLFLDTVSAKKSFKTRKQKSSSKAEYNLTACKCLLCKRKYSSQIMLKRHMQIVHKITLSGKNSKREKGANNTANGTEIKVESADSVEPSPPSIALSPQNELKGTNHSNEKKNTPSAQKNRVKQDAENPKSTSKSTTKSTSKSTAKSTSKSTNASAAGGQQKNRKPKLSAGFDFKQLYCKLCKRQFTSKQNLTKHIELHTDGNNIYVKYYRCPLCSYETRRKRDVIRHITVVHKKSPRYLGKITASLEIRAIKKPIDLVLNKVTKRGPQRDETKQIGSKQDITSNSPNKKYEGADVGIEVKVTKNFSLHRCNKCGKAFARKAFLEHHKKTHKANVSHSPEENKTKGRSTRSKAVVW